One Acidobacteriota bacterium genomic window carries:
- a CDS encoding VacB/RNase II family 3'-5' exoribonuclease has protein sequence MKSSQGANAEVRWRGRISVHVRGFGFVDLESEEAPTESAFVAPPDLNPFLEGDEVSVLLEATGEDRYQAVELALEERTRKEVVGVVLRGGGREPRLELDPRLGNDAWPVANAPRDLRPGDTVVATPHPRRQRLHFHRLVEGDEAGRARVLAVHEIRHQYPDEALAEARKTRLRKRGRRDLREVPTVTIDAAHSRDLDDALAVLPVQEDGAIRVLVSIADVDDGVPEGSELDREARHRATSVYLPDLVVPMLPPQLSEDALSLQPGVDRGALTVELRIDREGQVTATDISPSLIRSTTRLTYLDVAAFLDRGVTEGVPEEVQETVGWLHAAACRLSVTRKARGGVTIEPDEIRLDLDETGQPVGLDLHQPTSAHLLIERLMVATNEAVARWLEDRGLLALFRVQDPPDPELVDQLAEFAANFGFQTAFGGQLSSRALAAFEEQFRSSTVAPSIRSVLHWALGRARYQPETSPHFALGAPAYLHFTSPIRRYADLVVHRIVKAHLRGERDSHLQREELEEIAEHINETARRAQKAERDRLQMLVARYFADRVGEVHEGRIVVVRGFGLVVQLEELGVSGTVATEEMGKGPWELDAATHSLVSPSLSSPRRRHTVGEAVTVRIVATDETLGRLELALHRRRRRGGR, from the coding sequence TTGAAGTCCTCCCAAGGAGCCAATGCCGAAGTCCGCTGGCGGGGCCGCATCAGCGTCCACGTCCGCGGCTTCGGCTTCGTCGATCTGGAATCCGAGGAAGCGCCCACGGAGAGCGCCTTTGTCGCTCCGCCGGACCTCAACCCCTTTCTCGAAGGGGATGAGGTGAGCGTGCTCCTGGAAGCTACCGGAGAGGATCGCTATCAGGCGGTGGAGCTGGCGCTGGAAGAGCGGACCCGCAAGGAGGTGGTGGGGGTGGTGCTGCGGGGTGGCGGACGGGAGCCGCGGCTGGAGCTCGATCCCCGCCTGGGCAACGACGCCTGGCCCGTGGCCAACGCTCCCCGGGACCTGCGCCCCGGCGACACGGTGGTGGCCACGCCTCACCCCCGGCGCCAGCGACTGCACTTCCACCGCCTGGTGGAGGGCGACGAAGCCGGCCGCGCCCGGGTACTGGCGGTGCACGAGATCCGCCACCAATACCCCGACGAGGCGCTGGCGGAGGCGCGCAAAACCCGTCTGCGCAAACGCGGTCGCCGCGACCTGCGCGAGGTCCCCACGGTGACCATCGACGCCGCCCATTCCCGAGATCTGGACGACGCCCTGGCGGTGTTGCCGGTGCAGGAGGACGGTGCCATTCGGGTCTTGGTCTCCATCGCCGACGTCGACGACGGGGTGCCCGAGGGCAGTGAGCTGGACCGCGAGGCCCGGCACCGGGCCACCAGCGTCTACCTGCCGGATCTGGTGGTACCCATGCTGCCGCCGCAGCTCAGCGAGGACGCCCTCAGCCTGCAGCCGGGGGTGGACCGCGGTGCCCTGACGGTAGAGCTGCGCATCGATCGCGAAGGCCAGGTCACCGCCACCGACATCTCCCCCAGCCTGATCCGCTCCACCACCCGCCTCACCTACCTCGACGTCGCTGCCTTCCTCGACCGCGGGGTCACGGAAGGGGTGCCGGAGGAAGTGCAGGAGACCGTCGGCTGGCTCCACGCCGCCGCCTGCCGGCTGTCGGTGACCCGCAAGGCCCGAGGCGGAGTGACCATCGAGCCCGACGAGATCCGCCTCGATCTCGACGAGACGGGCCAGCCCGTGGGCCTCGATCTGCACCAACCCACCAGCGCCCACCTGCTCATCGAACGGCTGATGGTGGCCACCAACGAGGCGGTGGCTCGATGGCTCGAGGATCGCGGCCTGCTCGCCCTCTTCCGAGTCCAAGATCCGCCGGACCCGGAGCTGGTGGACCAGCTGGCGGAGTTCGCCGCCAACTTCGGCTTCCAAACCGCCTTCGGAGGACAGCTCTCGTCCCGCGCCCTGGCAGCCTTCGAAGAGCAATTCCGTAGCTCCACCGTAGCCCCCTCCATCCGCTCGGTGCTCCACTGGGCGTTGGGGCGGGCCCGGTACCAGCCCGAGACTTCGCCCCACTTCGCCCTCGGCGCTCCTGCCTACCTGCACTTCACCTCCCCCATCCGGCGCTATGCCGACCTGGTGGTGCACCGCATCGTCAAAGCGCACCTGCGGGGCGAGCGGGACTCACACCTCCAGCGGGAGGAGCTGGAGGAAATCGCCGAGCACATCAACGAGACCGCCCGCCGGGCCCAGAAGGCGGAGCGGGACCGGCTGCAGATGTTGGTGGCCCGCTACTTCGCCGATCGCGTCGGCGAGGTGCACGAGGGCCGCATCGTGGTGGTGCGGGGCTTCGGTCTGGTGGTTCAGCTGGAGGAGCTGGGAGTCTCCGGCACAGTGGCCACGGAGGAGATGGGCAAAGGCCCCTGGGAGCTGGATGCCGCCACCCACTCGCTGGTCTCCCCTTCCCTCTCCTCACCCCGCCGGCGGCACACCGTCGGCGAGGCGGTGACGGTGCGCATCGTCGCCACCGACGAAACCCTGGGGCGGCTGGAGCTGGCCCTGCACCGGCGCCGGCGCCGCGGAGGCCGCTGA
- a CDS encoding DUF58 domain-containing protein, whose protein sequence is MPAARLFLALAAVSVLLVGGLAAPALAWAAIAIDGVLLLAFALDLRRARRLPLIAQRHLPPTLAQGNAGEVTVEVEAPGSAYRKLRLREALHPFLAFGPLRREMVFPRGGPRHQRWTYTLIPRRRGEPTVGSLDARVLGPWGLAWSQLQLLPPEPRRVYPQIRWEGRVGNLLTLAQRHQLGIEPMRQAGAGSEPYALREYLPGDPPNRIHWKASARQDRLITREETWERGARLLILLDAARTMTSRHDGRSQLDHSLATALALTRVAAARGDRVTLVAFSHQVEKIVRVAAGSRGLARAYRELFDLQARLTEPAYDLAAETAFRVESRSATVMLFTSVVDLAAGEMLRDSLLQLERRHRPVLVNLQDPNLRRLADEPPESPEAAFAQAAALEILLANRSLGQRLRRAGIRVLETPADRLALETLETYLTLFRTRLKRRRRRARSA, encoded by the coding sequence ATGCCCGCTGCCCGCCTCTTCCTGGCCCTCGCCGCGGTCTCGGTGCTCTTGGTGGGAGGTCTCGCCGCCCCCGCCCTGGCGTGGGCCGCCATCGCCATTGACGGGGTGCTGCTGCTGGCCTTCGCCCTCGACCTCCGCCGCGCCCGCCGTCTGCCGCTGATCGCCCAGCGCCATTTGCCTCCGACCCTCGCTCAGGGCAACGCCGGCGAGGTGACGGTGGAAGTCGAGGCTCCGGGCTCCGCCTATCGCAAGCTGCGTCTGCGGGAGGCTCTTCATCCCTTCCTCGCCTTCGGCCCGCTGCGCCGGGAGATGGTCTTCCCCCGCGGCGGTCCTCGGCACCAGCGCTGGACCTACACCCTGATCCCCCGGCGCCGCGGCGAGCCCACCGTCGGCTCCCTGGATGCCCGGGTGCTGGGGCCCTGGGGCCTGGCCTGGTCCCAGCTGCAGCTGTTGCCCCCGGAGCCCCGCCGGGTCTACCCGCAGATCCGCTGGGAGGGGCGGGTGGGAAATCTCCTGACCCTCGCCCAACGCCATCAACTGGGGATCGAGCCCATGCGCCAGGCCGGTGCCGGCAGCGAGCCCTACGCCCTGCGGGAGTATCTGCCCGGGGATCCTCCCAACCGCATCCACTGGAAGGCCAGCGCCCGGCAGGATCGGTTGATCACCCGCGAAGAGACCTGGGAACGGGGCGCCCGGCTGCTCATCCTCCTCGACGCCGCCCGCACCATGACCTCCCGCCACGACGGCCGCAGCCAGCTGGACCACTCCCTGGCGACGGCCCTGGCGCTGACCCGGGTAGCCGCCGCCCGGGGGGATCGGGTCACCCTGGTAGCCTTCTCCCACCAGGTGGAGAAGATTGTGCGGGTGGCCGCCGGCAGCCGCGGCCTGGCCCGCGCCTACCGCGAGCTCTTCGACCTCCAGGCCCGGCTCACGGAGCCGGCCTACGATCTGGCGGCGGAGACCGCCTTTCGGGTCGAGAGCCGCAGCGCCACGGTGATGCTCTTCACCTCGGTGGTGGATCTGGCCGCCGGCGAGATGCTGCGGGACTCCCTACTGCAGCTGGAGCGCCGCCACCGGCCGGTGCTGGTCAACCTCCAGGACCCCAACCTGCGGCGGCTGGCGGACGAGCCACCGGAAAGTCCCGAGGCGGCCTTCGCCCAGGCTGCGGCGCTAGAGATTCTGCTCGCCAACCGCTCCCTGGGGCAGCGCCTGCGGCGCGCCGGCATCCGGGTGCTGGAGACCCCCGCCGACCGCCTCGCCCTGGAGACTCTGGAGACCTATCTCACCCTCTTCCGCACTCGCCTCAAGCGTCGAAGGCGAAGAGCCCGCAGCGCCTGA
- a CDS encoding zf-TFIIB domain-containing protein: MICPRDGNQTEPQRHGEATVDTCPQCEGMFLDSGELNKVADPIPGDLEFSTLDQDSFDHPDQRPLIPCPNCGHEPMRKVEFNIESGLILDYCTHCHGFWVDGDELERINATVRELNETSREIHDPPWLWITRLLSGITH; encoded by the coding sequence ATGATTTGCCCCCGGGACGGTAACCAGACCGAACCCCAACGCCACGGCGAAGCCACCGTGGACACCTGCCCCCAATGCGAGGGCATGTTCTTGGACAGCGGCGAGCTCAACAAAGTCGCCGATCCCATACCCGGCGACCTGGAGTTCTCCACCCTCGATCAAGACAGCTTCGACCACCCGGACCAGAGGCCCCTCATCCCCTGCCCCAACTGCGGCCACGAGCCCATGCGCAAGGTGGAGTTCAACATCGAGTCCGGCCTGATTCTCGACTATTGCACCCACTGCCATGGGTTCTGGGTCGACGGGGACGAGCTCGAGCGCATCAACGCCACCGTCCGCGAGCTCAACGAGACCTCCCGCGAGATTCACGACCCACCCTGGCTGTGGATCACCCGCCTGCTCTCCGGAATCACCCATTGA
- a CDS encoding MoxR family ATPase, protein MSNSPQPSIERLRQAIEQIHQAVSGTVLGQEAAIDSLCAAYLAGGHVLLEGVPGVGKTLLARCFAATLGLDFTRLQFTPDLMPGDVLGTNVFDRNQGTFRLVRGPVFTQVLMADEVNRTPPKTQAALLEAMQEHQATIDGVSYPLGDGFFVIATQNPLEHEGVYPLPEAQLDRFLLRIEMTLPPAESELEIYRRAVSGELAIWGTDRGLPETVVGPLEAVALRSACRSVHASEELLDYLQRLAQAVRDSPHVELGPSPRGALALLEAGRGAALLAGREFLVPDDLKGLMSACWSHRLLLTAESELEGFSPKRVLEEAADSVAVPH, encoded by the coding sequence ATGAGCAACTCCCCCCAGCCCTCCATCGAACGCCTGCGCCAGGCCATCGAGCAGATTCATCAGGCGGTCTCCGGCACCGTTCTCGGCCAGGAGGCCGCCATCGACAGCCTGTGCGCCGCCTACCTCGCCGGCGGCCACGTGCTGCTGGAAGGAGTGCCGGGGGTCGGCAAGACGCTGCTGGCCCGCTGCTTTGCCGCCACTCTGGGACTGGACTTCACCCGCCTCCAATTCACCCCCGACCTGATGCCCGGAGACGTGCTGGGCACCAACGTCTTCGACCGCAACCAGGGCACCTTCCGACTGGTGCGGGGACCGGTCTTCACCCAGGTTCTGATGGCCGACGAGGTCAACCGCACGCCGCCCAAGACCCAGGCGGCGCTGCTGGAAGCGATGCAGGAGCACCAGGCCACCATCGACGGCGTCAGCTACCCCCTGGGGGACGGCTTCTTCGTCATCGCCACCCAGAACCCGTTGGAGCACGAGGGGGTCTACCCGTTGCCGGAGGCCCAGTTGGACCGCTTCCTCCTGCGCATCGAGATGACACTGCCACCGGCGGAATCGGAGCTGGAGATCTACCGCCGGGCGGTGAGCGGCGAGCTCGCCATCTGGGGCACCGACCGGGGGCTGCCGGAAACCGTGGTTGGTCCCCTGGAAGCCGTCGCCCTGCGCAGCGCCTGCCGCTCGGTACACGCCTCGGAGGAGCTGCTGGACTACCTCCAGCGCCTGGCCCAAGCGGTGCGGGACTCCCCCCACGTGGAGCTCGGTCCCAGCCCTCGGGGCGCCCTGGCGCTGTTGGAGGCGGGGCGCGGAGCAGCCCTGCTGGCGGGGCGGGAGTTCCTGGTGCCGGACGACCTCAAGGGTCTGATGAGCGCCTGCTGGAGCCACCGCTTGCTGCTGACGGCGGAATCGGAGCTGGAAGGCTTCAGCCCCAAGCGGGTGCTGGAGGAAGCCGCCGACTCGGTAGCGGTACCGCACTGA